GTGAACGGAAAAGAGGGATCGAGCGCGAACCGCATCGGGGGGATCTTGGGCATGAAGGCTTCGATTATAGGCAACCGGGCCATCCTGGGACTACCAACCCAGCCGCCGCCTCGGAGTTGTGGTCAATACCCTGAGACTCTAACCTGTTCCCGTGGCATGGCACACCTGCCCCCAAATCCTGTCGCGACTCGGCCCCGGACTACGTCAGCTCATAGTCCGAACATGACTCATCTCCAGGAATTCATACGTGCCGGGGCGTCGTTGTCCGCAAGTCATTGATTCTCTGTTCCTCATGACCCCAACAATGCCCGCACCTATGGAACCAAAGTTGCTACTACAGTGTTAATTCGACATCCCTCAGGGCCGAGTGAACCCAAAAACTGAATAGGAGCCTGGAATGATTGCACCTCGATTTAGAGGGCGTTTCTTCACTTTCGTCTTCTCTCTGCTAGCGCTGGTGCTCGTAAGCGCAGCTGCAATGGCACAGACCTCCCGCGGCACGATCGCGGGTACCGTCACCGATCAGACTGGCGCTGTCGTAATCGGTGCCAAGGTGACCGCCACTGACAGCTTAACCAGCGAGAGCCGCACCACCACCACCAACGACACGGGTGGGTTCCGGTTCGACGCGATCACGCCCGGCGTGTACAACATCGAGATCACGGCAGCGACCTTTGCTCCCATGAGACTCGAGAAGCTCCCCGTACCGGGTTCGGTCGTGACTTCGGTGAACCCCAAGATGAAGCTCGGTGCGTCCACGGAAACCGTGAACGTGATCGAGACCGGTGAGCAGGTTCAGACCGAGAGCGGCGAACTCTCCAAAGTCATCACGCAGCAGCAGATCACCGAGCTGCCCATCCCGAGCTTGAACGCCTACCAGCTCGCCCTTACGCTTCCCGGAGTGGTCTCGGTCTCCAGCCGCGACGACTTCACGAACGGCACCTCTTACTCGGTGAACGGACTGCGTCCGCGCGCCAACAACTTCCTCATCGATGGCTTTGACAACAACGACAACGCCATCCAGGGCCAGGGCCTGCAGCCTCAGAACGTCGAGGCCATCTCGCAGGTCACGGTGTTCACCAACTCTTACGCCGCGGAGTTCGGCCGTGGCGGCGCTTCCGTCACCAACGTTCAGTTCCGCAGCGGCAACAACGGCTGGCACGGTGGCGTGTGGGAGCAGTATCAAGGCTCGCGTCTTGATGCCCTGACCACCACGCAGGCCCAAAGCGGCCTCGATCGCGTTCCGCAGTATGTGCAGAACCTGTTTGGGTTCCGCCTGGGCGGGCCGATCGTCAAGAACAAGCTGTTTGTTTTCGGTACTTCGCAGTGGACCCGCTTCTTCGGCGCCTTCCAGGGCTCGACTCTGACCCTGCCGACCGCGACTGGCTATGACACGTTGGCGGCGGTGGCGGCGGCGAACCCCGGCACGGTACAAAACCAGATCGACCTCCTCGCCGCTACCACCGGGGTAACCTGGGTGTGATGTGGACGCACGCTTTCAACTCCAAGGTCGTCAATGAGCTCCGCTTCTCCGAGCAGCTGATCGACTTCGTCTTCGACTTCGGTCCTGAAGCCCAGGCGGATCCGCTCGCGTTCGGCCCGCGTCTCAGCGTCGCCGGCACCAGCTTCCCTGGTTTCGGTGGTGTGAGCGGCACCTTCCCGCAGGGTCGTGGACACAAGGTCTACGTGGTGCAGGATGCGGTTTCATACACCTTTGGCAAGCATGCCATGAAGATCGGGGCTGACATCACTCACCTCGAGATCAAGGACAGCATTCCGTTCAACGACCGCGGTTCGATCACTTACAATTCCGGCGGTAGCTGCGCTGCCATCGGCTTGGCTACTTGCTCCGGCCTGGCGAACTACCTCGACAACTTCTCCGGCTCGGCGGGCGTCATCAGCAAGCAGTTCGGCAACCCCCGCGTCAACGTGCCCTGGACGCAGCAGGCTTACTACTTCCAAGACACGTGGAAGGTCCGCAGCAACTTCACGGTTGACTACGGCCTACGCTGGGAGTATCAGCCTCCGGACCCAAGCAACGTGCTGTCCTTCCCTGCCTTTGAAGAGCAGCCGCTGGGCGTTGCGACCACCGAACCGTTCGCGGTTCGTGTCCCGCAGCGTCCCGACAAGAACAACTGGGCGCCGCGTTTCGGCTTCGCCTACACTCCGGAGTTCGCGAACTGGCTGTTCGGCGACCACAAGACGGTCATCCGCGGCGGCTTCGGCGTGTTCTATGACACCTTCTTCACCAACATCAACGACAATACCGCAGCCTCTTCGCCGAATACCCTGGGTGGCACCATCACCGGCGCGAGCGGCACGCGCGGCACGGCGAACGCCAGCGGTGCACTGTTGGCCGTCGCTCCGGTCCTGAACAAACTCAACACCATCACCTCCGTGGCAGCCGGGCTGCGTAATCCGATGACCTATCAATGGAACCTCGGATTCCAGCGCGAACTGCCTTGGGGAATGGTCATGGAGATGGCCTACGTCGGCACTCGTGGCGAGCGTCTGCTCGCCAACGAGCAGCTGAATCCGCGCTTGGATTTCGGGCCGCGCCTCAACCCTACCTATGGCTCGATCGTCATTCGCGCGAACCATGGCGACTCGGTCTACCACGGTCTGGATACCACCGTAGCGCGTGCATTCAAGAACGGTCTGACTTTCCGGGGCAGCTACACGTACTCCAAGGCGATTGACAACATGTCGGAGGTGTTCGTGACCTCTGGCGGTGCCAGCCGTCGTCAGAACGTGTTCAGCTATACCGGCGACCGCGG
This Acidobacteriota bacterium DNA region includes the following protein-coding sequences:
- a CDS encoding Plug and carboxypeptidase regulatory-like domain-containing protein; its protein translation is MAQTSRGTIAGTVTDQTGAVVIGAKVTATDSLTSESRTTTTNDTGGFRFDAITPGVYNIEITAATFAPMRLEKLPVPGSVVTSVNPKMKLGASTETVNVIETGEQVQTESGELSKVITQQQITELPIPSLNAYQLALTLPGVVSVSSRDDFTNGTSYSVNGLRPRANNFLIDGFDNNDNAIQGQGLQPQNVEAISQVTVFTNSYAAEFGRGGASVTNVQFRSGNNGWHGGVWEQYQGSRLDALTTTQAQSGLDRVPQYVQNLFGFRLGGPIVKNKLFVFGTSQWTRFFGAFQGSTLTLPTATGYDTLAAVAAANPGTVQNQIDLLAATTGVTWV